One window of Amaranthus tricolor cultivar Red isolate AtriRed21 chromosome 11, ASM2621246v1, whole genome shotgun sequence genomic DNA carries:
- the LOC130827213 gene encoding aldehyde oxidase GLOX-like: MGHNPYFATILLFTFSFCIIISSQTSNIIGKDGEWELIRENVGVVAMHMALTHKNTVLIFDQTGSGPSAYLLKHRAHGGDCHVNHPNDIKDSKCFAHSVEYHIDTDELRPLRIEADPFCSSGSFLRNGTLLQTGGYANGYKKIRYFQPCDNRMCDWRLAKIRLTKSRWYASNHLLPGENERVIIVGGKKVWSYEFVPKRSPNEVAYTLPFLHQTYNKSEGGNNLYPFLHLSSNGHLFIFANRDSILFDYRLNQVVKTYPRIPGGGSRNYPSSGSSVILPLDHQNGFQKVEVMVCGGASEGAFSAALKERFLEGLKTCGRMVITGNSHVWNMEAMPHARLLSDMVILPTGHILIINGAKRGAGGWNNADSPANKPFLYKPKNLIGERFSVLKETNIPRMYHSSAILLPNGKVLIGGSNPNKRYVYNDVKYPTELRLQTFAPQYTDHRFNPIRPSNISVLINNEFQEKLKPIDNFTKKHTTIHNNGTHHSIVNMPRNNTHKVNGNKNHHHVNKPKSTSHKAKGDKTHHHLTKLKPTPHKANRSSNHHIQSQGSSHKRRFKKNSIRKDYKNDGDSMSVRYGDEFKVRFWVKRRLENEVQFNAYAPPFTTHSVAMNQRLLKLKRKKLVQDDDGWVSAIVEAPPSANVAPSGYYMLFLVNNGIPSTAQWIKFVHATTS; encoded by the exons ATGGGTCATAACCCTTATTTTGCTACAATATTACTTTTCACATTTTccttttgtattattattagttccCAAACTTCCAATATTATAGGAAAAGATGGAGAATGGGAACTTATAAGGGAAAATGTTGGTGTAGTAGCCATGCATATGGCCTTAACCCATAAGAACACTGTCCTTATTTTCGACCAAACCGGTTCTGGACCCTCTGCTTACCTACTTAAACACCGGGCCCACGGTGGAGATTGTCATGTGAACCACCCTAATGACATAAAAGACTCCAAATGTTTTGCTCATTCAGTTGAGTATCATATTGATACTGATGAGTTAAGGCCATTAAGAATTGAGGCAGACCCGTTTTGCTCTTCGGGTTCATTTCTTCGAAACGGGACCCTATTGCAAACGGGAGGGTATGCAAATGGGTATAAGAAGATCCGGTACTTTCAGCCTTGTGATAATAGAATGTGTGATTGGAGATTAGCTAAAATTAGACTTACTAAAAGTAGATGGTATGCTTCTAACCATTTACTTCCGGGTGAAAATGAACGTGTCATAATAGTGGGTGGTAAAAAAGTATGGTCTTATGAATTTGTTCCTAAAAGATCACCTAATGAAGTTGCTTATACTCTTCCatttttgcaccaaacttataATAAATCTGAAGGAGGAAATAATCTTTACCcttttcttcatttatcatctAATGGgcatctttttatttttgctaaTCGGGATTCGATTCTCTTCGACTACAGGCTTAACCAAGTTGTTAAGACCTATCCAAGGATCCCGGGTGGTGGATCCAGGAACTACCCAAGTTCCGGGTCTTCTGTTATTTTACCATTGGATCATCAAAATGGGTTTCAAAAGGTTGAGGTTATGGTATGTGGGGGTGCAAGTGAGGGAGCTTTTAGTGCAGCTCTTAAAGAAAGGTTCTTAGAAGGATTAAAAACTTGTGGAAGAATGGTGATTACAGGAAATAGTCATGTTTGGAACATGGAAGCAATGCCCCATGCTCGACTTTTATCGGACATG GTAATACTTCCTACAGGACATATACTCATCATCAATGGTGCGAAGCGAGGAGCTGGAGGGTGGAACAATGCGGATAGTCCTGCAAATAAGCCGTTTTTGTACAAGCCGAAGAATCTGATAGGGGAAAGATTTTCAGTCCTAAAGGAAACAAATATACCTAGGATGTATCATTCATCAGCTATACTTTTACCAAATGGGAAGGTTCTTATCGGTGGAAGTAACCCAAATAAAAGATATGTGTACAATGATGTAAAGTACCCAACTGAATTAAGGTTACAAACATTTGCTCCTCAATATACTGATCATAGGTTTAACCCTATAAGGCCTAGTAACATATCTGTACTTATTAACAATGAGTTCCAAGAAAAGTTAAAGCCAATTGATAATTTCACTAAGAAACATACTACAATTCATAACAATGGAACACATCATAGTATAGTAAATATGCCTAGAAATAACACCCATAAGGTTAATGGAAATAAAAACCATCACCATGTAAATAAGCCTAAATCGACTTCTCATAAGGCAAAAGGAGATAAAACCCATCACCATTTGACTAAGCTTAAACCGACTCCTCATAAGGCAAATAGAAGTAGTAATCATCATATACAGAGCCAAGGTTCGAGCCATAAAAGGCGGTTTAAGAAAAATTCGATTAGAAAAGATTACAAAAATGATGGAGATAGTATGAGTGTAAGGTATGGGGATGAATTTAAAGTGAGATTTTGGGTTAAAAGGAGGTTGGAAAATGAGGTACAATTTAATGCATATGCACCACCATTTACAACACATTCAGTGGCAATGAATCAAAGGTTGTTGAAGCTGAAAAGGAAGAAATTAGTACAAGATGATGATGGGTGGGTAAGTGCAATTGTGGAAGCACCACCTTCAGCAAATGTTGCACCTTCTGGGTATTACATGCTTTTTCTTGTGAATAATGGGATTCCTAGTACTGCTCAATGGATTAAATTTGTACATGCAACAACTTCAtag